The genomic DNA AACTGCCCCTGGTCTGATGGCGATGGCAGCATAGGCAGCCTTTTCCAGCTCTGGGGGGAGGCTCTTCCCTGCCCCATCCACCACCACTACTTCCACAACTTGGATTCTAGCTTCCCCATTGGTTTGGGCCCGCAGGGGCAGGCAGGGAGAAACACACCACAACGCAGGTAACAAAACAATCAGAGAACGCATAGCAATAAAGGTCAGGTAGATTCCATAACGCGACGGAGAACTTCAGCGTAGGCAGCGCTTTCACTCCCTAAATCTTGTCTAAACCGGTCTTTGTCTAACACCCGATCGGTTTCCCAGTCCCACAGGCGACAGGTATCGGGGCTGATCTCATCTGCCAATATTAGCGCACCTTGTCCATTTATCCCAAACTCCAACTTGAAATCCACCAGTTTCAGACGGCGCTGCCGAAAGAAAGGTTGCAACCGATCGTTAATTGCCAGTGCTTGATTGCGCAGCAGTTCTACTTGGTCAGGAGTCGCCAACTGTAACAGCGCAATATGGTCTTCGTTGAGGAGAGGGTCACCGAGGTCATCGTTTTTGTAGTAAAATTCCACCACTGGTTTAGCTAACAGCCGCCCCTGCTCTATCCCCAAGCGTTTACATAGACTACCAGCAGCAATATTGCGCACTACCACTTCCAAAGGCAAAATTTTCACCGCTTGCACCAACATCTGGGCAGGGGCAACTTGGCGAATAAAGTGATTAGGGATACCTTGCTGTTGTAAATATTGGAGGATGTGGCTAGCGATCGTGCAGTTATATTCGCCTTTGTGGGGGATGATGCCTTTTTTCTGGGCGTTAAATGCTGTTGCTTCATCCTTAAAATGCACTAATAAGACAGAGGGATTGTCTGTCCTGTAAAGAATTTTGGCTTTGCCTTCGTATAGAACTTCTTCCATGGTGGCATTTTTCTGGGCGATTTCACCATAGCATAGAACAGCAGAAACAATTGCCTATGGCTAGTTTACTTGCCCACAGGTGGGATTGACAGTTGGCGGCTAAGGTAGCTCCAGTGCCACCACACTACAACCATTGCCATTGTGTCCAAGCGACAGTATTGTTCTAGTAACTTGCCCCACAGAGGATTGCCTTTAGCGCTGCCGTAGTGAAATTCATGGTAGGCAAGGGCTGCTTCCATGCCCTCTTGAATCACAACTTCCCGATCGAGTAACTGGTACCGATCGAGTTGGGCATAGGGGTTAGCGATGGTGTCTTTGACGTACTCCTGCAGCCAGGAAAGACTGTGGAGGTAGGGGTTAGTCTGCCAGATAGCGGGAAACACGCGTTTGAGGGAGGTGCGTCCCCCCATGCGGGGATGAAAGTAGTACTTGAGAGTCAGGGCATGGAGGTCAACGAGGGGGGGGAGATGGATAAGCCAGTCTCTGGTGCAGCGATCGGGATGATTAGTGCGCTCCATCTGATTGGCAATCTCCTTGAGGACGGTGTACTCATGCATCCCCCAGGTCAAGACAGTGCCCCCATCCCCTAGGTACTCCTTGAGAGTACGGGCAAACTCCCAGTTAGGGAAGTCTTTCTCCAAAGAAAGCCAAC from Pseudanabaenaceae cyanobacterium SKYG29 includes the following:
- a CDS encoding phosphoribosylaminoimidazolesuccinocarboxamide synthase; this encodes MEEVLYEGKAKILYRTDNPSVLLVHFKDEATAFNAQKKGIIPHKGEYNCTIASHILQYLQQQGIPNHFIRQVAPAQMLVQAVKILPLEVVVRNIAAGSLCKRLGIEQGRLLAKPVVEFYYKNDDLGDPLLNEDHIALLQLATPDQVELLRNQALAINDRLQPFFRQRRLKLVDFKLEFGINGQGALILADEISPDTCRLWDWETDRVLDKDRFRQDLGSESAAYAEVLRRVMEST